A DNA window from Drosophila pseudoobscura strain MV-25-SWS-2005 chromosome 2, UCI_Dpse_MV25, whole genome shotgun sequence contains the following coding sequences:
- the LOC6897636 gene encoding uncharacterized protein: protein MQMLVKAALNEIMKAEKFLKVLLLVFLAMSWTVGGARRRLRRAHYRYRPSKIMKSIHHHRPNEMWPNCTGMSRDLASLVKSAIIGQLSKKLLQKCGFEEKLPQLDEWRETLDKKIDDHSVIGVIDWLYDEVQILPVTDDPLNLELSRIEDNEGPPAPEQCHDYREYVQIVEELGVNDDDWTF from the exons ATGCAGATGTTAGTCAAAGCTGCGTTAAACGAGATCATG AAAGCGGAAAAGTTCTTGAAAGTCCTCTTACTCGTCTTTCTTGCCATGTCCTGGACCGTCGGCGGAGCACGTAGGCGCCTACGTCGGGCACATTACAGATACCGTCCGTCAAAAATCATGAAATCCATTCATCATCACAGGCCAAACGAAATGTGGCCCAACTGCACTGGCATGTCCCGCGACCTGGCGTCCCTAGTGAAGTCCGCCATCATCGGACAACTGAGCAAGAAGCTTTTGCAGAAGTGCGGCTTTGAGGAGAAACTTCCGCAGCTGGATGAGTGGCGGGAAACACTAGACAAGAAGATAGACGACCACTCGGTCATCGGCGTCATTGATTGGCTCTACGACGAGGTCCAGATTCTGCCAGTCACTGACGATCCTCTTAACTTGGAGTTATCCCGTATTGAGGACAACGAAGGTCCGCCAGCTCCCGAACAATGTCACGACTACAGGGAATATGTGCAGATCGTGGAAGAGCTTGGCGTTAACGATGACGATTGGACCTTTTAA
- the Jhbp1 gene encoding uncharacterized protein Jhbp1 — translation MLKYVCLVIVLQTLWMVQAEAPAYIKQCHRDDPKLVDCFMGAIEHLKPYLASGIPEIQLPSVEPFKMDSLALQLTEGPQGYKITLKNMEAFGASNFQVKSLKLTENNEPFKAKIVMPKLKIEAKYTSSGVLLILPASGGGDFHAVFEGVSADLTGKTSVRASKGANYLHIDSLSLVLDVKDVKMSISGAFNNNRILLEATNLFLRDNSQIVLEAMQSQLQKKLASEFGKLANQLLKNVPIEQFYVN, via the exons ATGTTGAAGTACGTGTGCCTGGTGATTGTGCTGCAGACGCTCTGGATGGTCCAGGCTGAAGCCC CCGCCTATATCAAGCAATGTCATCGCGATGATCCCAAGCTGGTGGACTGCTTCATGGGTGCCATAGAGCATCTGAAGCCCTATCTGGCCAGTGGAATTCCCGAGATCCAG CTGCCCTCCGTGGAGCCCTTCAAGATGGATTCCCTGGCCCTGCAGCTGACAGAGGGGCCACAGGGCTATAAGATCACCCTCAAGAACATGGAAGCATTTGGGGCTAGCAACTTCCAGGTCAAGTCTCTCAAGCTGACTGAAAACAACGAGCCCTTCAAGGCGAAGATCGTGATGCCCAAGCTGAAGATCGAGGCGAAGTACACAAGCTCCGGTGTCCTGCTGATCCTGCCCGCCTCAGGCGGGGGTGATTTCCATGCCGTCTTCGAGggcgtgagtgccgatctCACCGGCAAGACATCGGTGCGTGCGTCCAAGGGGGCAAACTATCTGCACATCGATTCGCTCAGCCTGGTGCTGGATGTAAAGGATGTAAAAATGAGCATCTCCGGGGCGTTCAACAACAACCGTATCCTGC TGGAGGCCACCAATCTCTTCCTGCGCGACAACTCCCAGATTGTCCTGGAAGCCATGCAGAGCCAGCTGCAGAAGAAGCTGGCAAGCGAATTCGGAAAACTCGCCAACCAGCTGCTGAAGAACGTTCCTATCGAGCAGTTCTACGTGAACTAG